One region of Lampris incognitus isolate fLamInc1 chromosome 4, fLamInc1.hap2, whole genome shotgun sequence genomic DNA includes:
- the larp6a gene encoding la-related protein 6a: MHALVNAFLRCLSFLFPPSWLCVSFCFWVGSECEEMPWPNPRARFKHRKPLTCEEVRAAAAVAAAPSISSTAAPPDRVSLAAADDPSAPPGSLRSGIGGLWQAVRRVVTAQRRRWCSRRRGLCTSTRCPVACDPGEVNGFRGGGEGGAAATGKAKTASKNAFACSADEKMSVAAEFPDPRPAGAAADASATRGAEDEVITVDKHLQEMGTVTITVAIQAAEDEDPEEVSNNVDFIGGSCSDDEIGRHDKSSGAGTSGGELEEDESWQPPDQELVQKLVAQIEYYLSDENLEHDPFLLKHIRRNKLGFVSVKLLTSFKKVKHLTRDWRTTAYALKHSTFLELNDEGRKVRRRSTVPVFAIESLPTRMLLLSDLQRSPELAALKESTRNGVGGEGGSSQQELLMKLLLKEFGVYGAIALVRVLKPGKDLPADLKRLSGRYTQLGTEECAIVEFEEVESAVKANEALGSEDGGTCSLGLRVVLIGTKPSKKKIPKERPREEGGMRKSRSLNSRVRELQYHGEDSACSSSETESNPTSPRLACKSQSCNKLSPTTAGITFQNNHLSPSVSPRNSPWSSPRASPCPQRKSQKSPLASEGRLSPESARRWADYSSDSSLTPSGSPWVQRRRQVASQENSPVGSPMLGRKIQNADGLPPGVTRLPRGPDGTRGFRCIMAGERGKTAATQT; this comes from the exons ATGCACGCGTTAGTGAATGCTTTTCTGCGctgtctctctttccttttcccGCCCTCTTGGCTGTGTGTCAGTTTTTGCTTCTGGGTTGGGAGCGAGTGCGAAGAGATGCCATGGCCCAATCCCAGAGCTCGTTTCAAACACAGAAAGCCTCTTACATGTGAGGAAgtaagagcagcagcagcagtagcagcagcacccTCCATCTCGTCAACAGCAGCTCCTCCCGATCGCGTCTCGCTAGCCGCCGCCGACGACCCCTCCGCTCCTCCGGGCTCTCTGCGAAGCGGCATCGGCGGTCTCTGGCAGGCTGTGCGGCGCGTCGTCACCGCTCAACGCCGACGCTGGTGTTCGCGGCGTCGCGGCTTGTGCACCTCCACCCGCTGTCCTGTCGCCTGCGACCCGGGCGAGGTGAAcggtttccgaggaggaggagaaggaggcgcCGCCGCAACCGGAAAGGCGAAGACGGCGAGTAAAAACGCCTTCGCTTGTTCGGCTGATGAGAAAATGAGCGTGGCCGCGGAGTTCCCCGACCCACGCCCGGCGGGAGCTGCAGCGGACGCGTCGGCGACGCGCGGCGCCGAGGACGAGGTGATCACTGTGGACAAACACCTGCAGGAGATGGGGACTGTGACCATAACGGTGGCCATACAAGCGGCGGAAGATGAGGACCCCGAGGAAGTGTCCAATAATGTTGATTTCATCGGAGGTAGCTGTAGTGACGACGAAATCGGAAGACACGACAAATCAAG TGGTGCCGGTACAAGTGGCGGTGAGCTGGAGGAGGATGAGAGCTGGCAACCCCCTGATCAAGAACTCGTCCAGAAACTGGTTGCTCAGATCGAGTACTACCTGTCGGATGAAAACCTGGAGCACGACCCATTCCTGCTCAAACATATCCGCCGCAACAAACTGGGCTTCGTCAGTGTTAAGTTGCTCACCTCGTTCAAAAAG GTCAAACACTTGACTCGTGACTGGAGAACAACTGCTTATGCCCTGAAACACTCGACTTTCCTGGAGCTGAATGATGAGGGACGCAAAGTGCGACGCAGATCCACAGTGCCAGTCTTCGCCATTGAGTCTCTGCCCACCCGCATGTTGCTGTTGAGTGATTTACAACGTTCACCCGAACTGGCTGCCCTCAAGGAAAGCACCAGAAATGGtgtaggtggagagggaggatccTCGCAGCAGGAGCTATTGATGAAACTGCTGCTGAAGGAGTTTGGAGTGTACGgcgccattgccttggtcagagtcCTGAAACCTGGGAAAGACCTACCAGCCGACCTGAAGAGGCTGAGTGGCCGCTACACGCAGCTGGGCACAGAAGAGTGCGCCATCGTAGAGTTCGAGGAGGTGGAGTCTGCGGTCAAGGCCAATGAAGCTCTGGGGAGTGAGGATGGAGGGACGTGTTCACTTGGGCTGAGGGTGGTCCTAATTGGGACGAAGCCGTCCAAGAAGAAGATCCCTAAAGAACGACCTCGTGAGGAGGGAGGGATGCGCAAAAGTCGTTCACTCAATAGCAGAGTACGAGAGCTTCAATACCACGGGGAGGACTCCGCTTGTAGCTCCTCAGAGACGGAGAGCAACCCGACATCGCCCAGACTGGCTTGCAAGTCCCAATCCTGCAACAAGCTCAGCCCCACCACTGCAGGCATCACCTTCCAGAACAATCACCTCAGCCCCAGTGTGTCTCCGCGAAACAGTCCATGGTCCAGTCCTCGTGCCAGCCCTTGTCCCCAGCGCAAATCCCAAAAGTCTCCTCTGGCTTCCGAGGGCAGACTGAGCCCTGAGTCTGCACGCCGCTGGGCAGACTACTCCTCAGACAGCAGCCTGACTCCTTCCGGGAGCCCTTGGGTTCAGAGGCGCAGACAGGTAGCCTCCCAGGAAAACAGTCCAGTTGGTAGCCCCATGCTGGGCAGAAAGATCCAGAATGCTGATGGGCTGCCACCAGGTGTGACAAGGCTACCACGAGGCCCTGATGGGACCCGTGGCTTTCGCTGCATCATGGCAGGCGAGAGGGGAAAGACTGCCGCAACGCAGACCTGA